GATGCTTTTTCACCGAAGATCGCTCGCAGTAATTTCTCTTCTGGAGTCAGCTGCGTTTCACCCTTAGGTGTAACTTTACCAACCAGAATATCGTTACCACTTACTTCTGCACCAACATAAACGATACCCGACTCATCTAACTTAGAAAGCAGACCTTCACTTACATTTGGAATATCAGCTGTAATTTCTTCTGAACCTAACTTGGTATCACGTGCAACACAGGTTAGCTCTTCGATATGAATAGTTGTATAACGGTCTTCTTCAACAACACGTTCTGAAATCAGAATCGAATCCTCGAAGTTATAACCATTCCACGGCATAAATGCTACACGCATATTTTGCCCAAGCGCCAACTCACCTAAGTCAGTAGATGGGCCATCAGCTAAAACATCACCACGTGCAATTACGTCACCTGGCATTACTAATGGGCGTTGATTAATACATGTATTTTGATTTGAGCGTGTGTATTTAGTTAATGAATAAATATCAACGCCGGCTTTACCGCCTTCAGTTTCATCATCATTAACTCGAACAACAACACGACTCGCATCAACCGAGTCAATCACGCCGCCACGTTTTGCTTTAACCGCTGCACCGGAATCCATCGCAACAGAACGCTCCATACCCGTACCAACTAACGGCTTATCAGCACGTAATGTTGGAACAGCCTGACGTTGCATGTTTGACCCCATCAATGCACGGTTAGCATCATCGTGCTCAAGGAATGGAATAATTGAAGCCGCAACCGATACAATCTGTTTTGGCGATACATCCATATACTCCACTTTATCAGGGCCTGATAGAGCAAATTCATTCTTAGTACGACAGGAAACCATTTCCTGAATTAATTTACCGTTTTTATCCAGGTCAGTATTTGCCTGAGCAATAATGTAATTACTTTCTTCAATTGCAGAAAGGTAATCAATTTCCATTGTTGCTTTACCATTTATAACTTTACGGTAAGGCGTTTCAAGGAAACCATATTCATTAGTACGTGCATAAACCGATAATGAGTTAATCAAACCAATGTTTGGTCCCTCAGGTGTTTCGATTGGACATACACGACCATAGTGAGTCGGGTGAACATCTCGAACTTCGAAACCAGCACGTTCACGCGTTAAACCACCGGGGCCTAATGCTGAAACACGACGCTTGTGAGTCACTTCAGATAACGGATTATTCTGATCCATAAACTGAGACAGCTGACTTGAACCAAAGAATTCCTTGATTGCTGCAGATACTGGTTTAGCGTTAATTAATTCCTGAGGCATTAAACCCTCAGATTCCGCCATTGATAAACGCTCTTTAACCGCACGTTCAACACGAACCAAGCCAACACGGAAAACATTTTCCGCCATTTCACCAACACAACGAATACGACGATTACCCAGATGATCGATATCATCAACTATGTCATTACCGTTACGAATCATGATTAACTGTTTTAGAACATCTAAAATATCAGATGAATCACCCAGCTCTTCAAATAGTTTTTTCGCTTCTTCGTCTTTCTTACGTTCAGAGAAATAACGACCATCATAAAGCACGCCTAAACCAGTAGACTCTTCACGACGCAAACGACGATTAAACTTCATCCGACCAACCGCTGATAAGTCATAACGATCACTAGTGAAGAATAAATTTTTGAACAGATTTTCAGCCGCATCTTTGGTTGGTGGCTCACCAGGACGCATCATGCGGTAGATTTCAACTTGTGCTTCAAGCTGTGAAGCTGTTGGATCTATCGCTAATGTATTTGATATATACGCGCCCGCATCCAGATCATTGGTATAAAGAATTTCAAATGCCTTAATACCCGCTTCGGTAATAGTTTCCATGATCTCTACAGTAATAACTGTATTTGCAGGAACAATAATCTCACCCGTGCTTTCATCAATTAAATCATGGGCAAGAATTTTATCTTCCATGTATTCATGAGGAGCAACCAGCTTTTTAATTTTTGCTTTTTCTAGCGCCTTGATGTGACGCATTGTGATACGACGACCCGCCTCAACAACAACTTCTTTACCCGACATAATATCGAATGTTGTTGTTTCACCGCGCAAACGCTCAGCAACCAGTGGAATTTCAATTCCACTCTTAACCATCTTGCAGCTAATTTTCTCGAAGAACATATCGAGAATTTCTTCTGTTTGATAACCTAATGCACGCAGTAAAATAGTCGCCGGTAATTTACGACGACGGTCAATACGCACAAAAACTGAATCTTTAGGATCAAACTCAAAATCTAACCATGAACCACGGTAAGGAATAACGCGAGCAGAATAAAGTAACTTACCTGAACTATGCGTTTTACCTTTATCATGATCAAAGAAGACACCCGGTGAACGATGTAACTGAGATACGATTACACGCTCAGTACCATTGATAACAAAGGTACCGGTATCAGTCATAAGAGGAAGCTCACCCATGTAAACTTCCTGCTCCTTAGACTCTTTAATTACTTTCGTCTTAGGATAAAGATCTTTATCCATAATCGTTAAACGAAGCACAACACGCAAAGGTGCCGCATAAGTCATACCACGCAACTGACATTCTTTAACGTCAAAAGCAGGTGTACCTAAACGGTATTTAACATATTCAAGTTGTACGTGACCAGAGTAGCTAACTATTGGAAACACAGAACCAAAAGCAGCCTGTAAACCAGCCTGTTTACGGTCTTTCTCTTTTCTGTTTTCCTGTAAAAAGCCACGATAAGAGTCGATCTGCATCGACAATAAAAACGGCACGTCTAGAATAGGTGGGCGTTTACCGAAATCCTTACGGACACGTTTTTTATCGGTAAAAGAATATTCCATCGAAGTTCCTCGCAATGTAAGTGCTATGGCATGTTTACCAGCTCATGCCGGGAGCTGTATTACTTTAACCTTAATAAAGGTCTTTTTATTTTCAGCCTGTAAGCTGGTGAAAAACGTCTCAGGAAAATTTCCGGGAAACATCTTTTATCAATTTACAGATTTTCTACTACAACTTTATCCTGCTTCAAAATAACAATGCATAGAAGCGGGAAAAGGCCGGTGAATAAATTCACCAGCCTTACCACCTGGGCAATAAGTTAATTGCCGAACAACAATCGAATTATTTAAGTTCGATTGCTGCGCCAGCTTCTTCAAGCTGCTTCTTAACGTCTTCTGCTTCAGACTTAGACGCGCCTTCTTTAACAGCAACAGGACAAGATTCAACCATTGTCTTTGCGTCTTTAAGGCCAGCGCCAGTGATAGCACGAACAGCTTTGATTACTGCAACTTTGTTCTCGCCGAAGCCAGTCATCATTACATCAAACTCGTCTTTTTCTTCTGCAGCAGCACCAGCGTCACCGCCAGCAGCTGGAGCAGCAGCAACAGCAGCTGCTGCTGAAACGCCGAATTTTTCTTCCATTGCTTCGATAAGGTCAACAACTTCCATTACTGACATGTTAGCAATAGTTTCTAGCATATCTTCTTTAGATACAGCCA
The genomic region above belongs to endosymbiont of Galathealinum brachiosum and contains:
- a CDS encoding 50S ribosomal protein L7/L12, with protein sequence MAVSKEDMLETIANMSVMEVVDLIEAMEEKFGVSAAAAVAAAPAAGGDAGAAAEEKDEFDVMMTGFGENKVAVIKAVRAITGAGLKDAKTMVESCPVAVKEGASKSEAEDVKKQLEEAGAAIELK
- the rpoB gene encoding DNA-directed RNA polymerase subunit beta translates to MEYSFTDKKRVRKDFGKRPPILDVPFLLSMQIDSYRGFLQENRKEKDRKQAGLQAAFGSVFPIVSYSGHVQLEYVKYRLGTPAFDVKECQLRGMTYAAPLRVVLRLTIMDKDLYPKTKVIKESKEQEVYMGELPLMTDTGTFVINGTERVIVSQLHRSPGVFFDHDKGKTHSSGKLLYSARVIPYRGSWLDFEFDPKDSVFVRIDRRRKLPATILLRALGYQTEEILDMFFEKISCKMVKSGIEIPLVAERLRGETTTFDIMSGKEVVVEAGRRITMRHIKALEKAKIKKLVAPHEYMEDKILAHDLIDESTGEIIVPANTVITVEIMETITEAGIKAFEILYTNDLDAGAYISNTLAIDPTASQLEAQVEIYRMMRPGEPPTKDAAENLFKNLFFTSDRYDLSAVGRMKFNRRLRREESTGLGVLYDGRYFSERKKDEEAKKLFEELGDSSDILDVLKQLIMIRNGNDIVDDIDHLGNRRIRCVGEMAENVFRVGLVRVERAVKERLSMAESEGLMPQELINAKPVSAAIKEFFGSSQLSQFMDQNNPLSEVTHKRRVSALGPGGLTRERAGFEVRDVHPTHYGRVCPIETPEGPNIGLINSLSVYARTNEYGFLETPYRKVINGKATMEIDYLSAIEESNYIIAQANTDLDKNGKLIQEMVSCRTKNEFALSGPDKVEYMDVSPKQIVSVAASIIPFLEHDDANRALMGSNMQRQAVPTLRADKPLVGTGMERSVAMDSGAAVKAKRGGVIDSVDASRVVVRVNDDETEGGKAGVDIYSLTKYTRSNQNTCINQRPLVMPGDVIARGDVLADGPSTDLGELALGQNMRVAFMPWNGYNFEDSILISERVVEEDRYTTIHIEELTCVARDTKLGSEEITADIPNVSEGLLSKLDESGIVYVGAEVSGNDILVGKVTPKGETQLTPEEKLLRAIFGEKASDVKDSSLRVPTSKVGTVIGVQVFTRDGVEKDKRALEIEEDQVAEARKDNNDQWRIAQKDIYARAERLMLNKQAAGGPAGLKAGAKITQAYLDDLEKAKWFEIGLKSDDANAALEILAKQLKDTRTELDELFEEKKGKIIAGDDLAPGVLKMVKVYLAIKRRIQPGDKMAGRHGNKGVISMIVPVEDMPYDEHGRPVDIVLNPLGVPSRMNVGQILETHLGWAAQGLGLKIGKMLDDQCKVTEMRTFLDKIYNHDQKKVDLTRFEDDELMNMAGNLRKGVPMATPVFDGAHEDEIRHMLDLADLPNTGQTTLWDGRTGDAFDRPVTVGVMYVLKLNHLVDDKMHARSTGPYSLVTQQPLGGKAQFGGQRFGEMEVWALEAYGAAYTLQEMLTVKSDDVAGRNKMYKNIVDGDHRMEAGMPESFNVLLKEIRALGINIELEQDES